The proteins below come from a single Micromonospora citrea genomic window:
- the amcA gene encoding multiple cyclophane-containing RiPP AmcA, which yields MTSALAALVDAAPEQLARLGVDPDRSIASIDAAKFDNRPTWDNRGKFDSRPGWDNWNKRK from the coding sequence ATGACCAGCGCCTTGGCGGCCCTCGTCGACGCCGCACCCGAGCAACTCGCCCGGCTCGGCGTCGACCCGGACCGGTCGATCGCGTCGATCGACGCGGCGAAGTTCGACAACCGACCCACCTGGGACAACCGGGGGAAGTTCGACAGCCGGCCCGGCTGGGACAACTGGAACAAGAGGAAGTAG
- a CDS encoding pentapeptide repeat-containing protein, producing MRTTTVGDMTILLPDLDPDDLDSVTDPTDSLVEALVEDASWRGTQFEESSVHSSRITGADLSESTWEAGALYGCEIVRTDFSGATLTGTTIERSAVIGSRLTGVRLTDVRLKDVLFDSCRFDYATLQRIVAAGSVAFTDCTLTNATWSSCRLPGVALRSCDLAGMELDSCHLNGADLRGSRLQGLKTPLENLRGVALGEDQLSDLSQLAVDALGLTVRSD from the coding sequence ATGCGCACCACCACAGTCGGCGACATGACGATCCTGCTGCCGGACCTCGACCCAGACGACCTCGACAGCGTGACCGACCCGACGGACAGTCTCGTCGAGGCCCTCGTCGAGGACGCGTCCTGGCGCGGCACACAGTTCGAGGAATCCAGCGTCCACAGCAGCCGAATCACCGGCGCAGACCTCAGCGAGAGCACCTGGGAAGCGGGAGCGCTCTACGGCTGCGAAATCGTCCGCACCGATTTCTCCGGCGCGACCCTCACCGGCACGACGATCGAACGGAGCGCCGTCATCGGCTCACGGCTCACCGGCGTCAGACTCACCGATGTCCGCCTCAAGGACGTCCTGTTCGACAGCTGCCGCTTCGACTACGCCACCCTGCAGCGCATCGTCGCCGCCGGCTCGGTGGCCTTCACCGACTGCACCCTCACCAACGCCACCTGGTCCTCCTGCCGGCTTCCTGGCGTAGCTCTGCGATCATGCGACCTCGCTGGCATGGAACTGGACTCGTGTCACCTCAACGGCGCAGACCTGCGGGGCAGCCGCCTGCAGGGGCTCAAGACGCCACTTGAGAACCTGCGTGGCGTCGCCCTCGGCGAGGACCAACTTTCCGACCTCAGCCAGCTGGCCGTCGACGCCCTGGGCCTCACCGTGCGTAGCGACTGA
- the amcA gene encoding multiple cyclophane-containing RiPP AmcA gives MTVYVSQNAMADHPRRPEPGHATSQGQAPTADPPLFTHVWRRLFEQKAREGGRR, from the coding sequence ATGACGGTCTATGTCTCGCAGAACGCGATGGCCGACCATCCCCGGCGACCCGAGCCCGGGCATGCGACGTCGCAGGGGCAGGCGCCGACGGCTGATCCTCCGCTGTTCACCCACGTTTGGCGTCGGCTGTTCGAGCAGAAGGCCCGTGAGGGCGGCCGGCGGTGA
- a CDS encoding carbohydrate ABC transporter permease, with amino-acid sequence MTTVAERPDVDRNGPGRRHTRSRSDRTMIYLLLLPSLLPILVLSVFPLVRGMYLGFTDARAGRNVEVSFTGLENYRELLGDELFWNSFQVGLLWAFGVTVLQFLLALGLALLLNQRLRFRGMARVLAVVPWAMPPVVVGILWKLVYHPDAGLLNEFFHRVGADGLRTNWLGDFGTALPAVIVVGVWAGMPQTTVVLLAGLQGVGRELHEAAAVDGASTWHRFRHVTLPALAPVIVAITSLDFIWNFNSFGLVYVLTAGGPGGKTMLPMLFAYEEAFRYGNYGYAAALGNVMVVIIVALLAVYLRRRLREAN; translated from the coding sequence GTGACGACCGTCGCCGAGCGGCCGGACGTCGACCGGAACGGTCCGGGCCGGCGGCACACCCGGTCCCGCTCCGACCGGACCATGATCTACCTGCTGCTGCTCCCGTCGCTGCTGCCGATCCTGGTGCTGTCTGTCTTCCCCCTGGTACGCGGCATGTACCTCGGGTTCACCGACGCCCGGGCCGGACGCAACGTCGAGGTGAGCTTCACGGGCTTGGAGAACTACCGCGAGCTGCTCGGCGACGAGCTGTTCTGGAACTCCTTCCAGGTCGGCCTGCTCTGGGCGTTCGGGGTGACCGTCCTGCAGTTCCTGCTGGCCCTCGGGCTCGCGCTGCTGCTCAACCAGCGGCTGCGCTTCCGTGGCATGGCGCGCGTGCTGGCCGTGGTGCCGTGGGCGATGCCGCCGGTGGTGGTCGGCATCCTGTGGAAGCTGGTCTACCACCCGGACGCCGGCCTGCTGAACGAGTTCTTCCACCGGGTCGGCGCCGACGGTCTGCGGACCAACTGGCTCGGCGACTTCGGCACCGCCCTGCCCGCCGTGATCGTCGTCGGGGTGTGGGCTGGCATGCCGCAGACCACCGTCGTGCTCCTCGCCGGCCTGCAGGGGGTGGGTCGCGAGCTGCACGAGGCGGCGGCGGTGGACGGCGCCAGCACCTGGCACCGTTTCCGGCACGTCACGCTGCCCGCGCTGGCCCCGGTGATCGTGGCCATCACCTCGCTGGACTTCATCTGGAACTTCAACTCGTTCGGCCTGGTCTACGTGCTGACCGCCGGCGGGCCGGGCGGCAAGACGATGCTGCCGATGCTGTTCGCCTACGAGGAGGCGTTCCGCTACGGCAACTACGGCTACGCCGCCGCGCTCGGCAACGTGATGGTCGTGATCATCGTGGCGCTGCTGGCCGTCTATCTGCGTCGTCGGCTCAGGGAGGCGAACTAG
- a CDS encoding NUDIX domain-containing protein, with the protein MTARTPKVSCVFVCHDGVGRLLLARRAAGARDEPGTWDTGAGALEFGESFEAAVGREVTEEYAATPRSLTLLGVRNVLRNDPPSHWVAVLFAVRVDPAEVAIGEPHKFDRIGWFTRDALPAPLHSQLPATLAMLPDPLP; encoded by the coding sequence ATGACCGCACGTACGCCGAAGGTCTCCTGCGTCTTCGTCTGCCACGACGGTGTCGGGCGGTTGCTGCTGGCCCGGCGCGCGGCCGGCGCCCGGGACGAGCCGGGGACCTGGGACACCGGCGCGGGGGCGCTGGAGTTCGGGGAGAGCTTCGAGGCGGCGGTCGGCCGCGAGGTCACCGAGGAGTACGCGGCCACTCCGCGGTCGCTCACCCTGCTCGGGGTGCGCAACGTGCTGCGCAACGACCCGCCCTCGCACTGGGTGGCGGTGCTCTTCGCGGTCCGCGTCGACCCGGCCGAGGTGGCGATCGGCGAGCCGCACAAGTTCGACCGGATCGGCTGGTTCACCCGCGACGCGCTGCCCGCGCCGCTGCACTCGCAGCTGCCGGCCACCCTGGCGATGCTGCCCGATCCGCTGCCCTGA
- the amcB gene encoding cyclophane-forming radical SAM peptide maturase AmcB, with amino-acid sequence MNGIGVINKTGCPAVAGAFHTLVVQPTSFCNLDCTYCYLPDRRSRRLMSTAVAQACVESIAQQNSSHPVSVVWHGGEPTATPLDVFRDLLTPFEELRRSGKVRHEIQTNATLINRRWCELFAAYGFDIGVSIDGPGRLNRNRLDRAGNPTDTRTLRGIQTLADAGLPYSVICVVTPETIDCADALVEFFAGLPGCQSVGFNIEEQEGAGRAPVSEEAAYRFWRRLVQRRADGSPLRIRDLDRLADHLAAARAGHVDYAPYEPIPTVSWDGQVVLLSPELLGIRDPRYGDFIAGNVLDEPISAMLARAGDLAYVAEFVTALNDCADHCDFYAFCRGAQAGNRYFEHHTFTARETTYCRTSRQALVRAAADHLTLQGGTS; translated from the coding sequence GTGAACGGCATCGGCGTCATCAACAAGACAGGGTGCCCGGCGGTCGCCGGTGCCTTCCACACCCTGGTCGTGCAGCCGACCAGCTTCTGCAACCTCGACTGCACGTACTGTTACCTGCCCGACCGCAGGTCCCGCCGCCTGATGAGCACGGCGGTCGCGCAGGCGTGCGTCGAGTCGATCGCGCAGCAGAACAGCAGCCATCCCGTGAGCGTCGTGTGGCACGGCGGCGAACCCACCGCCACACCCCTCGACGTGTTCCGAGACCTGCTGACCCCGTTCGAGGAGCTACGGCGGTCAGGGAAGGTGCGTCACGAAATCCAGACGAACGCCACGCTCATCAACCGGCGGTGGTGCGAGTTATTCGCCGCCTACGGGTTCGACATCGGAGTCAGCATCGACGGGCCAGGCCGCCTCAACCGCAACCGCCTCGACCGGGCCGGCAACCCGACGGACACCCGGACACTGCGCGGAATACAGACCTTGGCCGACGCCGGTCTGCCGTATTCGGTGATCTGCGTCGTCACGCCGGAAACCATCGACTGCGCGGACGCGCTCGTCGAATTCTTCGCCGGCCTGCCCGGCTGCCAGTCGGTGGGGTTCAACATAGAGGAGCAGGAGGGCGCTGGACGCGCACCGGTGTCGGAGGAGGCCGCGTACCGGTTCTGGCGGCGTCTCGTCCAACGCCGCGCCGACGGCAGTCCGCTGCGGATCCGTGACCTGGACCGGCTGGCCGATCACCTCGCCGCCGCCCGCGCCGGGCATGTCGACTACGCCCCCTACGAGCCGATCCCCACTGTCTCCTGGGACGGGCAGGTGGTGTTGCTGTCGCCGGAGTTGCTCGGCATCCGCGACCCGCGCTACGGCGACTTCATCGCCGGGAACGTGCTCGACGAGCCGATCAGTGCCATGCTTGCCCGCGCCGGCGACCTGGCGTACGTCGCCGAATTCGTGACCGCCCTCAACGACTGCGCCGACCACTGCGACTTCTACGCCTTCTGCCGTGGCGCCCAGGCCGGCAACCGCTACTTCGAGCACCACACCTTCACCGCTCGCGAGACCACCTACTGTCGCACCAGCAGGCAAGCCCTCGTCCGTGCCGCCGCGGACCACCTCACCCTTCAAGGAGGAACATCATGA
- a CDS encoding LacI family DNA-binding transcriptional regulator, translating to MGRKRLQESADSRPTVHTVAARAGVSIASASRVLNGVGGSEETIRRVRAAAAEVGYVPNAIARSLQSQRTGLIALAVEDIGNPVYVSMMRAIEAVVAASGRQLLVHATGGRIANETALLRRLANRYVDGMILSPIRVTDDHLAALVQSPVPVVVVGQLAADAPVDNVRTDSRRGVALAVEHLVASGRRRIGFVNGPLDTVPGATRDAGFRAALAEHGIPLDERLVEVGDFQYAPGRAATERLLARARPDALVCANDLIAVGALHALLAAGHRVPEDVAVVGMDDTELAQMMFPQLSSVSLGSAERGRRAAELLLQRIDDPALPPRREQVSPSLAVRASSRAAVPAPRPSTEEVPS from the coding sequence GTGGGTCGTAAACGTTTACAGGAGTCGGCCGACAGCCGGCCCACCGTCCACACCGTCGCCGCCCGCGCCGGCGTCTCCATCGCCTCCGCGTCCCGGGTCCTCAACGGCGTCGGCGGCAGCGAGGAGACCATCCGCCGGGTCCGCGCCGCCGCGGCCGAGGTCGGGTACGTGCCCAACGCCATCGCCCGCTCGCTGCAGTCCCAGCGCACCGGCCTGATCGCCCTCGCCGTCGAGGACATCGGCAACCCCGTCTACGTGTCGATGATGCGGGCCATCGAGGCGGTGGTGGCCGCGTCCGGCCGGCAGTTGCTCGTGCACGCCACCGGCGGGCGGATCGCCAACGAGACGGCGCTGCTGAGGCGGCTGGCCAACCGCTACGTCGACGGCATGATCCTCTCGCCGATCCGGGTCACCGACGACCACCTCGCCGCGCTGGTGCAGAGCCCGGTGCCGGTGGTGGTGGTCGGTCAGCTCGCCGCCGACGCGCCCGTCGACAACGTGCGGACCGACTCCCGCCGCGGCGTCGCGCTCGCCGTGGAGCACCTGGTGGCCAGCGGGCGGCGCCGCATCGGTTTCGTCAACGGCCCGCTGGACACCGTCCCCGGCGCCACGCGCGACGCCGGCTTCCGCGCCGCGCTCGCCGAGCACGGCATCCCGCTCGACGAGCGGCTGGTCGAGGTCGGCGACTTCCAGTACGCGCCCGGCCGCGCGGCGACCGAGCGGCTGCTCGCCCGGGCCCGCCCGGACGCCCTGGTCTGCGCCAACGACCTGATCGCCGTCGGCGCGCTGCACGCGTTGCTGGCCGCCGGGCACCGGGTGCCCGAGGACGTGGCGGTGGTCGGCATGGACGACACCGAGCTGGCCCAGATGATGTTCCCCCAGCTGTCCAGCGTCTCGCTCGGCTCGGCCGAGCGCGGTCGCCGGGCGGCCGAGCTGCTGCTGCAGCGGATCGACGACCCGGCCCTGCCGCCCCGCCGCGAGCAGGTGTCGCCCAGCCTCGCCGTCCGCGCCTCCAGCCGGGCGGCCGTGCCCGCCCCCCGCCCGTCCACCGAGGAGGTGCCGTCGTGA
- a CDS encoding ABC transporter substrate-binding protein encodes MLRTRFRRLAAAAAVAVVGLGALTACGDGGDDEATSGPVKLRFLSLAWQKESLQANKDLVAKWNAEHPDIQVEYVQGDWNSIHDQLLTSFEGGDAADIVHYEASAIGEFSKQGYLADLSKLVSDDLKGQIDKGVWDTVTYDGKVTGVPFLLESQVVIANKKLLDAAGVAVPPADGGWTWDEFQANAQKLTKPGQYGAAWALKSPTNRVLNLALNFDGKFFYTDGGRTEVRVGDAEKEVPKRIHDMIYTAKSASPEALGMSGADTLPGFFGGKYAMLPGSVSLRQQMVEQAPAGFEWVTLPPIKGLSSKQAANPQTLSVAEDSKHKKQAAQFIEFFLNPTNMAALAKGDWLVPTGKKANEELVKLTGGKQGWDVAADSAADLTVAPFQQAQGYPEWKTKYATPALQQYFANKITLDQLGTQLVDGGKQVLR; translated from the coding sequence ATGCTCCGTACCAGATTCCGTCGGCTCGCCGCGGCCGCGGCGGTCGCCGTCGTCGGCCTCGGCGCGCTCACCGCGTGCGGCGACGGCGGCGACGACGAGGCCACGTCCGGCCCGGTCAAGCTGCGCTTCCTCAGCCTGGCCTGGCAGAAGGAGTCGCTGCAGGCCAACAAGGACCTGGTCGCCAAGTGGAACGCCGAGCACCCGGACATCCAGGTCGAGTACGTCCAGGGTGACTGGAACTCGATCCACGACCAGTTGCTCACGTCCTTCGAGGGCGGCGACGCGGCCGACATCGTGCACTACGAGGCGTCCGCCATCGGCGAGTTCAGCAAGCAGGGCTACCTCGCCGACCTGTCCAAGCTCGTCTCGGACGACCTGAAGGGCCAGATCGACAAGGGCGTCTGGGACACCGTCACCTACGACGGCAAGGTCACCGGCGTGCCGTTCCTGCTGGAGTCGCAGGTCGTCATCGCCAACAAGAAGCTGCTCGACGCCGCCGGTGTCGCGGTGCCGCCCGCCGACGGCGGCTGGACCTGGGACGAGTTCCAGGCCAACGCGCAGAAGCTGACCAAGCCCGGCCAGTACGGCGCGGCCTGGGCGCTGAAGTCGCCCACCAACCGGGTGCTGAACCTGGCGCTCAACTTCGACGGGAAGTTCTTCTACACCGACGGCGGCCGCACCGAGGTCAGGGTCGGCGACGCCGAGAAGGAGGTCCCCAAGCGCATCCACGACATGATCTACACCGCGAAGTCGGCCTCCCCGGAGGCGCTCGGCATGAGCGGCGCGGACACCCTGCCCGGCTTCTTCGGCGGCAAGTACGCGATGCTGCCCGGCTCGGTGTCGCTGCGCCAGCAGATGGTCGAGCAGGCGCCGGCCGGCTTCGAGTGGGTCACCCTGCCGCCCATCAAGGGGCTGTCCAGCAAGCAGGCCGCCAACCCGCAGACCCTGTCGGTCGCCGAGGACTCCAAGCACAAGAAGCAGGCGGCGCAGTTCATCGAGTTCTTCCTGAACCCGACCAACATGGCCGCCCTCGCCAAGGGTGACTGGCTGGTGCCGACCGGCAAGAAGGCCAACGAGGAACTGGTCAAGCTCACCGGCGGCAAGCAGGGCTGGGACGTCGCCGCGGACAGCGCCGCCGACCTGACCGTCGCGCCGTTCCAGCAGGCCCAGGGCTACCCGGAGTGGAAGACCAAGTACGCCACCCCGGCCCTCCAGCAGTACTTCGCCAACAAGATCACCCTGGACCAGCTCGGCACGCAGCTGGTCGACGGTGGCAAGCAGGTTCTGAGGTAA
- a CDS encoding carbohydrate ABC transporter permease encodes MFGKPSRTGRALQYVALAGYLIFLGFPLVWLVSTAFKPPRELVQLHPTLIPANPTVENFVQAFTEQELGRAALNSLQVSLASAVLTVLVALPASYALARFRSKLGTAALGWVLLSQLFPFVLLIIPIFLVLRQVGLANTHAGLVLIYVVWALPFALWMLQGFVRNIPRELEEAASVDGASRVQILRRVVFPLLAPGLVATALFSFISAWNEFFFALVLIKTPELATLPVALARFVGIEGTARLGPLAAGSLLATLPSLIFFAFMQRRLSSGSLAGAVKG; translated from the coding sequence ATGTTCGGAAAGCCGAGCCGCACCGGGCGGGCGTTGCAGTACGTCGCGCTGGCCGGCTACCTGATCTTCCTCGGGTTCCCGCTGGTCTGGCTGGTCTCGACGGCCTTCAAGCCGCCGCGCGAGCTGGTCCAGCTGCACCCGACGCTGATCCCCGCAAACCCGACGGTGGAGAACTTCGTCCAGGCGTTCACCGAGCAGGAGCTGGGCCGGGCCGCGCTGAACAGCCTCCAGGTCTCGCTCGCCTCGGCCGTGCTCACCGTGCTGGTGGCGCTGCCCGCGTCGTACGCCCTGGCGCGGTTCCGCTCGAAGCTCGGCACCGCGGCGCTGGGCTGGGTGCTGCTGTCCCAGCTCTTCCCGTTCGTGCTGCTGATCATCCCGATCTTCCTGGTGCTGCGGCAGGTCGGGCTGGCCAACACCCACGCCGGGCTGGTGCTGATCTACGTGGTGTGGGCGCTGCCGTTCGCGCTGTGGATGCTGCAGGGATTCGTGCGCAACATCCCGCGCGAGTTGGAGGAGGCCGCCTCCGTCGACGGCGCCAGCCGGGTGCAGATCCTGCGGCGGGTGGTCTTCCCGCTGCTCGCCCCCGGGCTGGTCGCCACCGCGCTGTTCTCGTTCATCTCGGCCTGGAACGAGTTCTTCTTCGCCCTCGTGCTGATCAAGACCCCGGAGCTGGCGACCCTGCCGGTCGCGCTGGCCCGCTTCGTGGGCATCGAGGGCACCGCCCGCCTGGGCCCCCTGGCGGCCGGTTCCCTGCTGGCCACCCTGCCCAGCCTGATCTTCTTCGCGTTCATGCAACGCCGGCTCTCGTCCGGGTCGCTCGCCGGCGCGGTCAAGGGCTGA
- a CDS encoding MFS transporter: MITAATATARGRRPDPRWPRSFRLLYTAALVDGIGFHVGHLAVPVLAVSLLAASPGQVGLLGALSTAAFLVIGLPAGVWIDGWPHRAVLVTADLLRAALVASVPVAWWAGRLTMEQLYVVVLLTGVGTVFADVAAQSYLPELVGRDRLVAANSLMMSTNATLQIAGRGLGGLVVQVLTAPVAIVADALSFAASAAILRRIPAGAPRRPARREADGFGRRLSAGVRHVTGHPLLRPLALSTAGINLTMQLTTTMLPVVFLRELGLGAAALGVFLGAGGVGALLGAVTARPLADRIGHGRALWLPGLLVAPLGGLVPLIDTGAMLWAAGLGWLALAWRTGVGNVIGVSLRQGATPDALLGRMNATFRFLLTGALTVGAMAAGLLGQYADVRTCLVVGALTNALTWLPVFCSPLRTLRRPPAPTNA, encoded by the coding sequence ATGATCACCGCTGCGACGGCGACGGCCCGCGGCCGGCGCCCCGATCCCCGCTGGCCCCGCTCGTTCCGCCTGCTCTACACCGCCGCCCTCGTCGACGGCATCGGCTTCCACGTCGGCCACCTCGCGGTGCCGGTGCTCGCCGTCTCCCTGCTGGCGGCGAGCCCCGGTCAGGTGGGGCTGCTGGGCGCACTCAGCACCGCCGCGTTCCTGGTGATCGGCCTGCCGGCCGGGGTCTGGATCGACGGGTGGCCCCACCGGGCCGTGCTGGTCACCGCCGACCTGCTGCGGGCGGCGCTCGTCGCGTCCGTGCCGGTGGCCTGGTGGGCCGGCCGGCTCACCATGGAACAGCTCTACGTGGTGGTGCTCCTGACCGGTGTCGGGACCGTCTTCGCCGACGTGGCGGCGCAGAGCTACCTGCCCGAACTCGTCGGCCGGGACCGGCTGGTGGCGGCCAACTCGCTGATGATGAGCACGAACGCCACCCTCCAGATCGCCGGGCGAGGGCTCGGCGGGCTGGTGGTGCAGGTCCTCACCGCACCCGTCGCGATCGTCGCGGACGCGCTGAGCTTCGCCGCCTCCGCGGCGATCCTCCGGCGCATCCCCGCCGGTGCCCCGCGCCGGCCGGCGCGCCGGGAGGCGGACGGATTCGGTCGGCGGTTGAGCGCCGGCGTCCGGCACGTGACCGGCCACCCGCTGCTGCGGCCCCTCGCCCTGTCGACCGCGGGCATCAACCTCACCATGCAGTTGACCACCACGATGCTTCCGGTGGTCTTCCTGCGGGAGCTGGGCCTGGGCGCGGCCGCCCTCGGCGTGTTCCTCGGTGCCGGCGGGGTCGGCGCGCTGCTCGGCGCGGTGACCGCCCGGCCACTGGCCGACCGGATCGGCCACGGTCGGGCGCTCTGGCTGCCCGGCCTGCTCGTCGCGCCGCTGGGCGGGCTCGTCCCGCTGATCGACACCGGGGCGATGCTGTGGGCGGCGGGGCTCGGCTGGCTGGCGCTGGCCTGGCGCACGGGCGTGGGCAACGTCATCGGGGTCAGCCTGCGCCAGGGCGCCACCCCGGACGCACTGCTCGGCCGGATGAACGCCACCTTCCGCTTCCTGCTCACCGGGGCGCTCACCGTCGGCGCGATGGCGGCCGGCCTGCTCGGTCAGTACGCCGACGTCCGGACCTGCCTCGTGGTCGGCGCGCTCACCAACGCCCTGACCTGGCTGCCGGTGTTCTGCTCGCCCCTACGGACGCTGCGCCGCCCGCCCGCGCCGACCAACGCCTGA
- a CDS encoding snapalysin family zinc-dependent metalloprotease, giving the protein MTGGGTPPANSGSACMFRRQLLRAATAALAAVLAATGMQVATDTGASAAARTVYYDASRAGEFRTNFDQAAAIWNSRVSNVQLVARTPGNVTIYVDSGWPRAQVTSLGAGRVWMGWTAVNQGYNRTRIATHELGHILGLPDRRTGLCSDLMSGSSAPVSCTNAYPSAAEASRVDQLFAGGLAAAEAPTGTFSWNDGDDISPYVVGGRPATENYPWMVYVSGCTGTLIKANWAVTARHCSTPSSVRVGSIYRNSGGTVVSVVRAVNHPSVDVKLLQLSSSVGYAPAPIPSTSGAVGTATRIIGWGQTCAPRGCGGAPTVAHELDTSIVSDSRCLGINGPYEICTNNTNGNSGACYGDSGGPQVRRINGAWALIGATSRAGNNNSTCATGPSIYVDLPSIRTWINTQVGGLPA; this is encoded by the coding sequence ATGACCGGCGGTGGCACGCCGCCGGCCAACTCAGGGAGTGCGTGTATGTTCCGACGACAACTGCTGCGCGCGGCGACCGCCGCGCTGGCGGCGGTGCTGGCCGCAACCGGAATGCAGGTCGCCACCGACACGGGCGCGTCCGCCGCCGCCCGCACCGTCTACTACGACGCCAGCCGCGCCGGCGAGTTCCGCACCAACTTCGACCAGGCCGCGGCCATCTGGAACAGCCGGGTCAGCAACGTCCAGCTGGTGGCGCGTACGCCGGGCAACGTCACCATCTACGTCGACAGCGGCTGGCCCCGGGCGCAGGTCACCAGCCTCGGCGCCGGCCGGGTCTGGATGGGCTGGACCGCCGTCAACCAGGGTTACAACCGCACCCGCATCGCCACCCACGAGCTCGGCCACATCCTCGGCCTGCCCGACCGGCGTACCGGGCTCTGCTCCGACCTGATGTCCGGCAGCAGCGCACCGGTCTCGTGCACCAACGCCTACCCGAGCGCCGCCGAGGCGTCCCGGGTGGACCAGCTCTTCGCCGGCGGCCTGGCCGCCGCCGAGGCGCCCACCGGCACGTTCTCCTGGAACGACGGTGACGACATCTCGCCGTACGTGGTCGGCGGCCGGCCGGCCACCGAGAACTACCCGTGGATGGTGTACGTCTCCGGCTGCACCGGCACGCTGATCAAGGCCAACTGGGCGGTCACCGCGAGGCACTGCTCGACGCCGTCCTCGGTGCGCGTCGGCAGCATCTACCGCAACAGCGGCGGCACGGTGGTCAGCGTGGTCCGCGCGGTCAACCACCCGAGCGTGGACGTGAAGCTGCTGCAGCTGTCCAGCTCGGTCGGCTACGCCCCGGCGCCGATCCCCAGCACCTCGGGCGCGGTCGGCACCGCCACCCGCATCATCGGCTGGGGCCAGACCTGCGCTCCGCGGGGCTGCGGCGGCGCCCCGACCGTCGCCCACGAGCTGGACACCTCGATCGTGTCGGACAGCCGCTGCCTCGGCATCAACGGCCCGTACGAGATCTGCACCAACAACACCAACGGCAACTCGGGCGCCTGCTACGGCGACTCGGGCGGCCCGCAGGTGCGCCGGATCAACGGGGCGTGGGCCCTGATCGGCGCCACCAGCCGGGCCGGCAACAACAACTCCACCTGCGCCACCGGCCCGTCCATCTACGTGGACCTGCCGTCCATCCGGACCTGGATCAACACCCAGGTCGGCGGCCTGCCGGCCTGA
- a CDS encoding ArsR/SmtB family transcription factor — MMLVGLGARDLATTRFAVSPLWEVVASVRILRGARRFPEHLPWVERVRPRLAGLDWRILADLVPDPAVVIPTFVCPPPATSQPTLDVELATLVATPAEAVRASLDGQPGPRPPRLTELYDDPPAGLARLAAVVRAYADVAIGPYWPRMRTLLEREVLLGAARMATDGVQGLLNHLDPYVRLEGDTLHVEHLVASGEVRLDGRGLLLVPSVFAGPRVWSNFGSPGGQPVLRYPARAVATLWERDPTPRGRGLARVLGRTRAALLHELAVPTSTSELADRCGLSPATVSAHLGALRDAGLVGAHRAGRFVLYARTTAAEALVAAAP; from the coding sequence ATGATGCTGGTCGGGCTGGGAGCGCGGGACCTCGCGACGACGCGGTTCGCCGTGTCGCCGCTGTGGGAGGTGGTCGCCAGCGTGCGGATCCTCCGGGGCGCGCGCCGGTTCCCGGAGCACCTGCCCTGGGTCGAGCGGGTCCGGCCGCGCCTGGCCGGCCTGGACTGGCGGATCCTCGCCGACCTGGTTCCGGATCCCGCGGTGGTCATCCCGACCTTCGTCTGCCCGCCGCCGGCCACGTCGCAGCCTACCCTCGACGTGGAGCTGGCGACCCTGGTCGCCACCCCGGCCGAGGCCGTGCGGGCCAGCCTCGACGGCCAGCCCGGGCCCCGTCCACCGCGGCTGACCGAGCTGTACGACGATCCGCCGGCCGGGTTGGCGCGGCTCGCGGCGGTCGTCCGGGCGTACGCCGACGTGGCGATCGGGCCGTACTGGCCGCGGATGCGCACCCTGCTGGAGCGGGAGGTGCTGCTCGGCGCGGCCCGGATGGCCACCGACGGGGTGCAGGGCCTGCTCAACCACCTCGACCCGTACGTCCGGCTGGAGGGTGACACGCTGCACGTCGAGCATCTCGTCGCCTCCGGCGAGGTGCGTCTCGACGGGCGCGGCCTGCTGCTGGTCCCGTCGGTCTTCGCCGGGCCCCGGGTCTGGTCGAACTTCGGCTCGCCTGGTGGGCAGCCCGTGCTTCGCTACCCGGCCCGCGCCGTGGCGACGCTGTGGGAACGGGACCCGACCCCGCGCGGCCGGGGGCTGGCCCGGGTGCTGGGGCGTACCCGGGCGGCGCTGCTGCACGAGCTGGCGGTGCCCACCTCGACCTCGGAGCTGGCCGACCGCTGCGGGCTGAGTCCCGCTACGGTGTCGGCGCACCTCGGGGCGCTGCGCGACGCGGGCCTGGTGGGCGCCCACCGCGCCGGGCGCTTCGTGCTGTACGCGCGGACGACCGCGGCGGAGGCGCTGGTCGCCGCCGCCCCGTGA